AGTTACATATTTATAGAGATGACCAGTATAATTCAAGGTCTTCCTATAATCAAGTTATTTCCTATTGTACGTACAGctagaataataaaataaaataaaataaaaaggaaagaataTTATCCTAACAATCGGAAAGAATTACAAGAGATAATCCATAGAATCATTGACCATTAACCCAATAtctgaacaaaaaagaaaggtaatAGAAGATCAAGAATGGTGGGTCTATGGATCCAAGGATTAATATTAGAACGAGCAAGCACATGTATATAACGTATCGGGCCTGAGTGAAAAAAAGCCCATCAAGAAAGTAGACCTGTCGAGATGATAGGGCCGTGAATACCACGGAGAGAACCAAGGAAAGCATAGCAAGCAAAAGTCTCAACGGCAAGTCCAGGTAGAAGTCATTGCTACGGAACGGACATGACTGAATTGAAAACATAGTCGCGAAGGCAAAAAAAGCAGCTAAAAGGCCACATAATATGTGGAAGAAGTACATGCGCATATCGTCCGTGAGGAAAACGAGGAGACCGTAAAAAGGATCTCCCTCGCTTTGACGGTAACCACCCGGCGGGGTAAGAAGTGCGGCATAATTGACTGTCCCGATCAACGCAACAATTAGCATTAGGCCATTGTTCACATCTTTGACTGCTTTCTCAGCCTTCTCTCGTATTTCCGAATGTTCTTTTGCGAATACTTTTGTTGCCGTCTCCCCATCCGAGTTTCGAAGATACCATAAATGTGGGGGAGAGTCGTAACTCACGTGCTGCATGCATGTGGAATTTCAAAAGACCATAAGTATAAGGACATgcaatgattttggcactccaattttttataaCACTTTAAAATTTGTATATTATTGTGTCttgctatgtataatttttacactaaaagacaaatttttgagtgctatcataaaaaaattgtgtgCCGAAATCATTTTCCTAAGTATAAAGCCAA
The sequence above is drawn from the Rhododendron vialii isolate Sample 1 chromosome 6a, ASM3025357v1 genome and encodes:
- the LOC131331125 gene encoding uncharacterized protein LOC131331125, translating into MGSPIVEATEKGIIELVNEILGKFPEAAYSFDKNSDNDKRKNILHIAVEQKDWNIYNLLRRKIDLRDGMLVEDVDYHGNTILHLAAKLGTPSFRLAQAGHLYQMMWDVCWFKHVSYDSPPHLWYLRNSDGETATKVFAKEHSEIREKAEKAVKDVNNGLMLIVALIGTVNYAALLTPPGGYRQSEGDPFYGLLVFLTDDMRMYFFHILCGLLAAFFAFATMFSIQSCPFRSNDFYLDLPLRLLLAMLSLVLSVVFTALSSRQVYFLDGLFFTQARYVIYMCLLVLILILGSIDPPFLIFYYLSFLFRYWVNGQ